From the Paenibacillus sp. FSL H8-0548 genome, one window contains:
- a CDS encoding polysaccharide pyruvyl transferase family protein, producing the protein MKIMMFAHDGSLNRGCEAIVRSSTAILKERIKDAKVYLASANPETDRMIVKLDGIYDGSVLEIKKYSYDWFLSSLKVKLYQDESYALGKIHNNIIKNIKEMDVCLSIGGDNYCYGEQPGWYEIDRRVKEQGKKLVLWGCSIGEEDMSERKLEDLKLFDLILSRESLTYNMLVGKGLNNVKLCADPAFTMEKEELALPNGWQEGNTVGLNFSPLVWKRNKQSQAAVDELIRHILNKTDMTIALTPHVMINGNNDYELLKNYYEAYQDTGRVILLPDHLTAIQYKGYIARMRFFIGARTHATIAAYSNNVPTMVLGYSVKSKGIAMDIFGEEKLVLGIEEISNGERLIAKFNEMQQEEVEIRNQLKKAMPRIQKMSYSAVDYIKGLG; encoded by the coding sequence ATGAAAATCATGATGTTTGCACATGACGGAAGTCTGAATAGAGGCTGTGAAGCCATTGTCCGTTCTTCTACAGCTATTTTGAAGGAACGGATTAAAGATGCCAAAGTATATTTGGCCTCAGCAAACCCAGAAACCGATCGAATGATAGTTAAGCTCGACGGAATATATGATGGATCTGTGCTGGAAATAAAAAAGTACTCCTATGATTGGTTTCTATCTTCATTAAAGGTAAAGCTATATCAGGATGAATCCTATGCACTAGGGAAAATTCACAACAATATTATTAAAAATATAAAAGAAATGGATGTTTGCTTATCTATTGGCGGCGACAATTATTGTTATGGTGAGCAGCCAGGCTGGTATGAGATTGATAGGCGAGTGAAGGAACAAGGAAAGAAGCTGGTATTATGGGGCTGCTCGATCGGTGAAGAGGATATGTCAGAGAGAAAGCTCGAGGATTTAAAGCTTTTTGATCTTATTTTATCCCGGGAGTCATTAACCTACAATATGCTTGTTGGCAAGGGACTTAACAATGTTAAGCTGTGTGCGGACCCGGCATTTACGATGGAGAAGGAAGAATTGGCATTGCCAAATGGCTGGCAGGAAGGAAATACGGTCGGGCTTAATTTCAGTCCGCTGGTCTGGAAGCGCAATAAGCAGTCACAGGCTGCCGTAGATGAGCTAATTCGGCATATATTGAATAAAACCGATATGACAATTGCTTTAACGCCACATGTGATGATTAACGGCAACAATGATTATGAGCTGTTGAAAAATTACTATGAGGCTTACCAGGATACGGGAAGAGTCATTCTTTTGCCGGATCATTTAACAGCCATTCAATACAAAGGTTATATTGCGAGAATGAGATTTTTTATAGGTGCACGCACACACGCAACGATTGCTGCTTATTCCAACAACGTGCCAACGATGGTGCTTGGCTACAGCGTAAAGTCGAAAGGAATAGCAATGGATATTTTCGGCGAGGAAAAATTGGTGCTTGGCATTGAGGAAATATCAAATGGAGAGCGTCTAATTGCAAAGTTCAATGAGATGCAGCAGGAAGAAGTGGAAATTAGAAATCAGTTAAAGAAAGCTATGCCGCGTATCCAAAAAATGTCCTATAGCGCAGTCGATTATATCAAAGGTCTAGGTTAA
- a CDS encoding glycosyltransferase: MKKNLLFVMPSLSSGGGERSLVNLLNQIDFDQYNVDLQLLNVEGLFMELVPKQVRIVPVAGTFHLFKLGLGLSVQRYLRSGNLSLAYYRFMFSLENRRAKNASIGEQLSWKYMSKSMEKLKKHYDAAIGFLEKTSIYYCIEKVDADKKIGWIHTDYDKLGMDPIHDINYFEKLDYIVTVSEECANTLERNFPDQSHKINIIHNIVSPTTIRSMAEEQEHDVYDRTGDELIILSVGRLTPEKGFDLAVEACRDLLNRGYHVKWNIIGEGEEREKLTKLIEENGLTQHFKLLGLKNNPYSYIKQADIFVQTSKFEGKSIAIDEAKILNKPIVVTRFNTAKDQINDGVDGLIVDMNAAAVASGIEALIQDKGLANQIVEHLSRQKLGTEEEIKKLYQLLA; encoded by the coding sequence ATGAAAAAAAACCTACTGTTTGTCATGCCAAGCTTATCCTCCGGCGGCGGTGAACGAAGCTTAGTTAATTTATTGAATCAAATAGACTTCGATCAATATAACGTGGATCTCCAGCTGCTGAATGTAGAAGGGCTGTTTATGGAGCTGGTGCCTAAGCAGGTTCGTATTGTTCCAGTAGCTGGAACCTTTCATTTATTTAAGCTAGGTCTTGGTCTATCAGTACAACGCTATTTACGAAGCGGGAATCTCTCACTTGCCTATTATAGATTTATGTTTAGCTTGGAAAATAGAAGAGCCAAAAATGCCTCTATTGGAGAACAGCTTAGTTGGAAGTATATGTCTAAGTCTATGGAGAAATTGAAAAAACATTATGATGCCGCCATCGGATTTTTAGAAAAAACGTCCATTTATTATTGTATTGAAAAGGTGGATGCCGATAAGAAAATTGGCTGGATTCACACCGATTACGATAAATTAGGGATGGATCCGATCCATGATATTAATTATTTTGAAAAATTGGATTACATCGTGACCGTATCCGAGGAGTGTGCCAATACGCTGGAAAGAAATTTCCCGGATCAATCCCACAAGATTAATATTATTCACAATATTGTATCCCCAACCACGATTAGAAGCATGGCAGAGGAACAAGAGCATGATGTTTACGACCGAACCGGAGATGAGCTGATTATTCTGTCGGTTGGAAGACTGACGCCGGAGAAAGGGTTCGATTTGGCCGTAGAGGCGTGTAGAGATCTGCTTAACCGCGGCTATCATGTGAAGTGGAATATTATTGGAGAAGGTGAGGAGAGAGAAAAATTAACGAAGCTAATTGAGGAAAATGGATTAACACAGCACTTCAAGCTGCTCGGCTTAAAGAACAATCCGTATAGCTACATCAAGCAGGCTGATATTTTTGTGCAAACCTCTAAATTTGAAGGGAAATCGATTGCGATAGATGAAGCGAAAATTTTAAATAAACCGATTGTCGTTACTCGTTTCAATACAGCAAAGGATCAAATTAATGATGGCGTGGATGGTCTTATTGTCGATATGAACGCAGCTGCGGTCGCCTCTGGTATTGAAGCTCTCATACAAGACAAGGGACTTGCCAATCAAATTGTTGAGCATTTATCGAGACAAAAGCTAGGGACAGAAGAAGAGATAAAGAAGCTGTACCAACTCCTTGCATAG
- a CDS encoding glycosyltransferase, with protein sequence MKKKILFVMNNLNCGGAEKALISLFQTIDYSKYEVDLYLFKHEGIFYDKIPEQVTVLNESNDYSYFDMSMKSAVVDCLKKGKIGLAAARLKAGFIFYTEKNPARCEQRVWKYLSKALPRLDQSYDAAIGFLEKNPVYFSIEKVNAAVKLGFIHNDYDKLGMDAGLDIPYFEQLDHLITVSEGCGEVLMQRFPHFKQKVSVIHNIVSPAMIHEMSAVKTEFRQTKGITIVSIGRLNYQKGFELAIEACGILVSSGHDVKWYVVGEGDDRQKLELLIEEQGLAQHFYLVGMKENPYPYIKEADIYVQPSRFEGKSIAIDEAKILNKPIILTNFSTAKDQIEHNHNGLIVEMNAAALSEGIELLIKDKGLRDSFANELSKEYFGTEQEIEKLYALI encoded by the coding sequence ATGAAAAAAAAAATATTGTTCGTAATGAATAACTTGAATTGCGGCGGAGCAGAGAAGGCATTGATCTCCTTATTCCAGACGATAGATTATTCCAAATACGAGGTCGATCTTTATTTATTTAAGCATGAAGGTATTTTTTACGATAAGATCCCAGAGCAAGTAACAGTGCTTAATGAAAGCAATGATTACAGCTACTTTGACATGTCGATGAAATCGGCGGTTGTAGATTGTTTGAAAAAAGGGAAAATTGGTTTAGCAGCAGCTAGGCTGAAAGCGGGCTTCATCTTTTATACAGAAAAAAATCCAGCTAGATGCGAGCAACGGGTATGGAAGTATCTGTCCAAAGCGCTGCCAAGGCTTGATCAAAGCTATGACGCAGCAATCGGATTCCTTGAGAAGAATCCGGTTTATTTCAGTATTGAGAAGGTTAATGCAGCTGTAAAGCTTGGTTTTATTCATAATGATTATGACAAGCTGGGGATGGACGCAGGTCTGGACATTCCATACTTTGAGCAATTGGATCATCTGATTACGGTGTCGGAAGGCTGTGGAGAAGTACTGATGCAGCGTTTTCCGCACTTTAAACAAAAGGTTAGTGTTATTCATAACATTGTATCGCCTGCCATGATTCATGAAATGTCGGCTGTGAAAACAGAATTTAGGCAAACCAAAGGGATAACGATTGTTTCAATCGGGCGCTTGAATTACCAGAAGGGCTTTGAGCTTGCTATTGAAGCCTGTGGGATATTGGTGAGCAGCGGGCATGACGTTAAGTGGTACGTCGTAGGTGAAGGGGATGACAGGCAGAAGCTGGAGTTGCTTATTGAGGAGCAAGGGCTCGCTCAGCATTTTTATTTAGTGGGAATGAAGGAAAATCCGTACCCTTATATTAAAGAGGCAGATATTTATGTTCAGCCCTCACGATTTGAGGGGAAATCGATAGCCATTGACGAGGCGAAAATTTTGAATAAACCTATTATTCTTACTAATTTTAGTACAGCTAAAGACCAAATTGAGCATAACCACAATGGATTAATTGTTGAGATGAATGCTGCAGCACTGTCAGAAGGAATTGAACTGCTGATCAAGGACAAGGGTCTTAGGGATTCTTTTGCTAATGAGCTTTCAAAGGAATATTTCGGAACCGAGCAGGAAATCGAAAAATTATATGCGCTAATATAA
- a CDS encoding glycoside hydrolase family 88 protein — protein MLEILAAILLIIVAIIVCIDVIPVGRDWLSRIHIGRYKDKQAWNQSITHIGVSWLKHTPKIKVTDNVRLVAIDMLKGNYSKSVIQHWQEASLLLGLSERLKNGADNELKSSVEQYLKTKFDENGQWREPPVYIDSAILAYGVMKLDGIDITKYKPALDSIWELIQAHIGEDGTVQYRKFMKDYRYVDTIGFICPFLVSYGIKYNNEACVQLAVKQLEQYERYGMLDGHCIPSHAYHTKNALPLGLFGWGRGLGWLAIGLIDAWRELPDGHEAKEKLDLFVKKFARAILAFQRPDGNWNWTVTRNETRADSSTTATLGWFLLQASQINELAEPCTEGAERAIHYLMKVTRRNGAVDFSQGDTKDIGVYSMLFNVLPFTQGFCIRLVNGHSKAVGR, from the coding sequence ATGCTAGAAATTCTAGCTGCTATTTTGTTGATTATCGTTGCTATTATTGTATGCATTGATGTCATACCCGTTGGAAGGGATTGGCTGAGTAGAATACATATTGGAAGATATAAGGATAAACAGGCATGGAATCAATCCATTACGCATATTGGCGTAAGCTGGCTTAAACATACACCGAAAATTAAAGTAACCGATAACGTGAGACTGGTTGCGATTGATATGCTGAAAGGCAACTATTCGAAGAGCGTTATTCAGCACTGGCAGGAAGCATCCTTGCTGCTAGGACTGTCTGAGCGCTTGAAAAACGGAGCAGATAACGAGCTGAAAAGCAGTGTCGAGCAATATTTAAAAACAAAGTTTGATGAAAACGGACAATGGAGGGAGCCGCCAGTCTATATCGATTCAGCCATTCTTGCTTACGGAGTGATGAAGCTTGATGGGATAGACATAACGAAATATAAGCCAGCGCTGGACAGCATATGGGAGCTAATTCAAGCTCATATCGGTGAGGATGGCACGGTCCAATATCGGAAATTTATGAAGGATTATCGTTATGTCGATACGATTGGCTTCATCTGTCCATTCCTCGTTTCCTATGGAATAAAGTATAACAATGAGGCTTGTGTTCAGCTCGCAGTCAAGCAGCTTGAGCAATATGAACGATACGGTATGCTTGATGGCCATTGTATTCCAAGCCATGCCTACCACACGAAAAATGCGTTGCCGTTAGGATTATTTGGCTGGGGGCGGGGACTTGGCTGGCTAGCGATTGGGTTAATCGATGCCTGGCGTGAATTGCCAGATGGGCATGAGGCAAAGGAAAAGCTAGATCTCTTTGTGAAAAAATTCGCTCGGGCGATTCTTGCTTTCCAAAGGCCAGATGGAAATTGGAACTGGACCGTAACTCGAAACGAGACGAGAGCGGATTCTTCCACCACAGCTACATTAGGCTGGTTTCTGCTGCAAGCCTCACAAATTAACGAGCTTGCTGAACCATGCACCGAGGGAGCAGAGCGAGCGATTCATTATTTAATGAAGGTGACCAGAAGAAACGGCGCGGTAGATTTCTCCCAAGGAGATACAAAGGATATAGGCGTGTACTCTATGCTGTTTAACGTACTGCCCTTTACGCAAGGCTTCTGTATTCGTTTAGTAAATGGACATTCTAAAGCAGTGGGAAGGTAG
- a CDS encoding acyltransferase, translated as MKRIISFAKARIRKWILEELWLDDYVKLGMKIGGNCSIQPGVIFDYSHCWLISIGNNVTIAPHVYILAHDASTKLITGYTKIGCVTIEDDVFIGARAVIMPGVILGKGSIIAAGSVVTKSVTEGCIVAGNPAKVISTVEDYIAKSRKLLEVIPKYDESYTLRGEISKVQRESMSQALRGTNGFIR; from the coding sequence GTGAAGAGGATAATATCATTTGCAAAAGCAAGAATACGTAAATGGATATTGGAGGAACTATGGCTTGATGATTATGTGAAGCTCGGAATGAAAATTGGTGGAAATTGCTCAATACAGCCTGGAGTCATCTTTGATTATTCGCATTGTTGGCTGATTAGCATAGGCAATAATGTTACTATAGCGCCACATGTATACATATTGGCACATGATGCAAGCACTAAATTAATAACTGGATATACTAAAATTGGCTGCGTTACGATAGAAGACGATGTTTTTATTGGTGCAAGAGCAGTCATCATGCCGGGAGTAATATTAGGCAAGGGATCAATAATAGCAGCAGGTAGTGTTGTTACTAAATCGGTAACAGAAGGATGTATTGTAGCGGGGAATCCTGCCAAAGTGATTAGTACTGTTGAGGATTATATCGCGAAATCAAGAAAATTATTAGAAGTGATTCCTAAGTACGATGAAAGCTATACCTTAAGAGGGGAAATATCTAAAGTACAGCGTGAAAGCATGTCCCAAGCCTTGCGAGGAACAAATGGATTTATCAGATAG
- a CDS encoding oligosaccharide flippase family protein, producing the protein MRVKSSLLNISVGLGNQLVITILSFVSRTVFINSLGVEYLGINGLFTSILAMLTLAEAGIGSSIIYNLYKPVANNDRPKILALMSLYKKAYLIIAGIVLLLGLAVMPFLDLFIKETSVENISIIYLLFLINTAVPYLFVYKHSFLNVNQKNYIITAVFSVSAIISTGMKIAILYFTKNYILYLAIESALSIITSIILVLIVNKLYPFLKEKVQSKLDPETKANFIKNMKAIILQNIGNYFIFGVDSILISSFVSIAAVGLYSNYKMLIDICRTLLNQIFSNMYHSLGNLIAKESAAAVYRIFKVTYLLNFWLYSLLSIGLYLLIDPLIEIWIGQEYQMTNIVVLLLILSFYERGMRNSLTAVKSTAGIFHEDRFAPLFQAVVNLALSLVLVQYIGIAGIFIGTLVSALLVPFWYTPLLVYRKVFNQPVRHYYYHYALYTTLGIAAGGIVGYVIHFLPSSTIAWLFLKGIICLFIVNVFYIIVFHRTEQFKYLYNIVQALLSKLMMKSTSLWNQIKRRNRLGTESNK; encoded by the coding sequence ATGAGAGTAAAAAGTTCATTATTAAATATTTCTGTCGGCCTAGGCAATCAGCTCGTAATTACGATATTAAGCTTCGTATCAAGGACTGTTTTCATTAATAGTTTAGGAGTCGAATACTTAGGTATTAATGGTCTATTCACAAGCATACTCGCCATGCTTACCTTGGCAGAGGCTGGCATAGGTTCGAGTATTATCTATAATCTATATAAGCCAGTCGCCAATAATGATAGGCCGAAAATATTAGCTCTAATGAGCTTGTACAAAAAAGCCTATCTTATTATAGCTGGCATTGTGCTGCTGCTTGGTTTAGCGGTAATGCCCTTTTTGGATCTATTTATAAAGGAAACAAGTGTTGAAAATATTAGTATTATCTATTTATTGTTTTTGATTAATACAGCAGTGCCTTATTTATTTGTTTACAAGCATTCCTTTTTGAATGTAAATCAGAAAAACTACATCATCACAGCCGTATTTTCTGTATCAGCTATCATTTCTACCGGTATGAAAATTGCTATTTTGTATTTCACAAAAAACTATATCTTATATTTAGCAATAGAGAGTGCTCTTTCCATTATTACCTCCATAATATTAGTGCTTATTGTAAATAAGCTGTATCCGTTCTTGAAGGAGAAGGTGCAGAGCAAGCTGGACCCGGAGACAAAGGCTAATTTCATCAAAAATATGAAGGCAATTATCCTTCAAAATATCGGTAATTATTTTATATTTGGAGTGGACAGTATACTTATTTCTTCCTTTGTAAGTATTGCTGCTGTAGGCTTGTATTCTAATTATAAAATGCTAATCGATATTTGCCGAACCTTGCTTAATCAAATATTTTCAAATATGTATCATAGCCTTGGCAATTTAATCGCTAAGGAGAGTGCGGCAGCCGTATACCGAATTTTTAAGGTTACGTATTTGCTTAATTTTTGGTTATATTCACTATTGTCCATTGGACTTTATTTATTGATTGATCCGCTAATCGAGATTTGGATCGGGCAAGAGTATCAAATGACGAATATCGTGGTGCTTCTGCTCATCCTATCATTTTATGAACGAGGAATGAGAAACTCATTAACCGCAGTGAAATCGACGGCCGGTATTTTTCATGAGGATCGATTTGCTCCGTTGTTTCAAGCTGTAGTTAATCTCGCGTTATCTCTAGTTCTTGTTCAATATATAGGTATAGCTGGAATATTTATAGGTACATTAGTGAGCGCTCTGCTCGTCCCTTTCTGGTATACCCCATTGCTTGTATACCGTAAGGTATTCAATCAACCAGTAAGACATTATTATTATCACTACGCTCTTTATACTACCTTAGGAATTGCTGCTGGTGGAATCGTGGGTTATGTTATTCATTTTCTGCCGTCTTCTACTATTGCGTGGCTGTTCCTTAAAGGGATAATCTGTCTCTTTATCGTGAATGTTTTTTATATTATCGTGTTTCATCGGACCGAACAATTCAAATATTTGTATAATATTGTTCAAGCACTATTAAGCAAGCTGATGATGAAGAGCACAAGTCTTTGGAATCAGATTAAGCGGCGTAATAGACTAGGCAC